From the Rhizomicrobium palustre genome, the window GAGGAAATGTTCCTGGTATGGAAGGGCCGCTTCCGGGTGGAGTTTCGCGATCGGATCGTGGAGATGGGGCCAGGGGAATATGTGGTCGTGCCGCGCGGCGTGGAGCATCGCACCGCCGCCGATACGGAAGCCGAGGTCATCATCTTTGAGCCTGCGGAAACCCGAAACACCGGCAATGTCGTCGACGAAACCTTCACCGCGCCGCAAGGGGTAAAGATCTAACTGCGGAACAGGGCGTTACCCTCGACAATAGGGCACATCGTCAAGTGCGGTGGACCGTTGGCGTGGGCCAGCCTATTCTGCGCTCACGCGTACGGTCGATTGATCGTCGTTATCTCCGAAGAAACCAACGTAGTAGCCAAGGCAGGCATAGCCGTTGGCCTTTGATCCCGTATCTTTGGCGATGGAGTTGACCCAATCAGCCTCCTGCATCAACTCGCGCCGCACCCAGTTGCAGATACTGATGGAGATGCCGTGCCGCTGCGCGGTATCCCGGATCAGTGCGAGCTTTTCGATACAAATTGACTTCTCCGGCGCCATACGGGACCGCTGCTTGAGATGGGTCTGGTTCTCCTGCATGAGATAGGATTGGAAGAACTCAGCCAGCCGGTCTGGATCATAATAATTGATGTACTGAGCAATAAGAGAAAGGTTCGCCAGTTCCGCGGTGAGAAATTCCGGCTTGATATTGATGACACCCGCGCCCGCCAAATCCGAAATATAGTCTTCGACACATTCGGGCGTGAGGTAAGGCAGGATCAGCGGCTGGCACAAAACGGAGTTCGACACCAAGCCCATCTCCTGGCAGTGCTGCATCACTTCCAGCCGATCAGCGATTGTCCCGGCATGCGGCTCCAAAATATTACGAAGATAACTTGGCATAATTCCGATCGAGCCGTTCCACTGCGCCCTTCCGGCCAACTGCCCCGCCAGCGACAAGATGGTATCGCCGCGATGAGCGACGCTGACATGCTTCATTCCCGCCTTTGAACAAATGAAGAGGCGAATGCGGGTATCGGGATGGCGATGATTATGCTCGATGAACGTCCGCAAGATGTCGTGAGAAATGCCCGAGAACAGCAGCGGCTCGCTAAAGGCATCGGTCTTGGGCGAGAAATAGTAGAAGACGTTCTTGTCCTTGTT encodes:
- a CDS encoding cupin domain-containing protein codes for the protein MIQQGEIDAKFSAFSEHWRPKVIASLNGQEMKVVKVQGVFPWHVHDACEEMFLVWKGRFRVEFRDRIVEMGPGEYVVVPRGVEHRTAADTEAEVIIFEPAETRNTGNVVDETFTAPQGVKI